A single region of the Roseivivax sp. THAF197b genome encodes:
- a CDS encoding RraA family protein, giving the protein MTPDLLDLLRKVDTPTVCNAIEVVEGKRGFDRFTRGTVLSSDPGSCAIVGFARTAKIAAATPPSEEPEVIRARRMEYYRHMASGPRPALAVIEDLDGPDAVGAFWGEINTSIHKGFGLSGALTSGVMRDLGDLPDGFPVIAGSVGPSHAFVHVREVGTPVTVFGLTIADGELVHADRHGAVVIPGPYVAELASAITKLQDTESIVLDAARSPDFDLEAFTVAWKAFERART; this is encoded by the coding sequence ATGACACCTGATCTACTGGACCTATTGCGAAAGGTTGACACACCGACGGTCTGCAACGCGATTGAAGTCGTCGAAGGCAAACGCGGATTTGACCGTTTCACCCGCGGTACCGTGCTTAGTAGCGATCCGGGCTCATGCGCGATCGTGGGTTTCGCCCGAACTGCCAAGATCGCGGCGGCCACTCCGCCATCCGAAGAGCCCGAGGTGATCCGTGCCCGTCGCATGGAATACTATCGCCATATGGCAAGCGGCCCACGGCCTGCACTGGCGGTTATCGAGGATCTCGACGGCCCGGACGCCGTGGGTGCTTTCTGGGGCGAGATCAATACCTCGATTCACAAAGGCTTTGGCCTATCCGGCGCGCTTACGAGCGGTGTGATGCGTGACCTCGGTGATCTGCCGGACGGATTTCCGGTAATCGCAGGATCGGTCGGTCCCAGCCACGCCTTTGTCCATGTGAGAGAGGTCGGAACGCCGGTCACGGTGTTCGGCCTGACGATAGCCGATGGTGAACTTGTCCATGCTGACCGACACGGGGCGGTCGTGATCCCTGGTCCCTACGTTGCCGAACTGGCATCGGCAATCACCAAGCTGCAAGACACCGAGTCCATCGTACTCGATGCGGCCCGGTCCCCGGATTTCGATCTTGAAGCCTTCACCGTTGCTTGGAAGGCCTTCGAACGCGCCAGAACATAA
- a CDS encoding DsbA family oxidoreductase, whose protein sequence is MQIRVDIVSDVVCPWCVIGYHQLAAAAAARRIALDVVWHPFELNPGMAEDGENLREHLAAKYGTTPEDSRRARDRLTTLGASLGFTFDYADDMRMWNTFRAHQLIDWANEKRKGHDMNMALFAAFFSERRNISDIEVLADVAASAGLDREEAFTVLEHGDREDRVREKEHFWTSRGITGVPAMVFQRQHIVVGAQGEDAYGQILDQVAAGQPA, encoded by the coding sequence ATGCAAATTCGTGTCGATATCGTCTCGGACGTGGTCTGCCCCTGGTGTGTGATCGGTTATCACCAGCTGGCCGCGGCAGCTGCGGCGAGGCGGATCGCGCTCGATGTGGTGTGGCACCCGTTCGAGCTGAACCCGGGAATGGCCGAAGACGGCGAGAACCTGCGCGAGCATCTGGCCGCCAAATATGGCACGACGCCCGAGGACTCCCGCAGGGCACGGGATCGGCTGACAACGCTGGGGGCGTCGCTTGGCTTTACCTTCGATTACGCAGACGACATGCGTATGTGGAATACCTTCCGCGCCCACCAGCTGATCGACTGGGCCAACGAAAAGCGCAAAGGGCATGACATGAACATGGCCTTGTTCGCCGCGTTCTTTTCCGAACGGCGCAACATTTCTGACATTGAAGTCCTCGCTGACGTGGCCGCTTCTGCTGGGCTCGACCGCGAGGAGGCTTTCACCGTGCTGGAACACGGGGACCGCGAGGACCGGGTCAGGGAAAAGGAGCACTTCTGGACATCGCGCGGCATTACTGGCGTGCCTGCCATGGTCTTCCAGCGCCAGCATATCGTGGTCGGCGCGCAAGGTGAGGACGCGTATGGCCAAATCCTCGACCAAGTCGCAGCAGGGCAACCCGCCTGA
- a CDS encoding glutathione S-transferase family protein, protein MSRPDIVLYTANTMNGWKPLIFLHEAEVDYDLVGIDFSKKEQHAPDYLKLNPNGKIPTIFDRAEDRAIFESGAILWHLAEKYGRFLSRDPVERSETLQWLFFQVGHVGPMMGQAMFFQRIAKPNGDEVPYAIDRYVKESRRLMEVLERRLEGRDWLVGGDMSIADMATYPWARSHFWATVDVEGLPNLQAWFDRLDSRPKTQAALQLPEPRPSAFGQGDVEAAASANAARFKE, encoded by the coding sequence ATGTCGCGGCCTGATATTGTTCTCTACACCGCGAATACGATGAACGGCTGGAAACCGCTGATCTTCCTGCACGAGGCCGAGGTCGATTATGATCTGGTCGGCATCGACTTCTCGAAAAAGGAGCAGCATGCGCCGGACTATCTGAAGCTGAATCCCAACGGCAAGATCCCGACGATCTTCGACCGGGCTGAGGACCGCGCGATCTTCGAGTCCGGTGCCATCCTGTGGCACCTCGCCGAGAAATACGGCCGCTTCCTGTCCAGAGACCCGGTCGAGCGGTCCGAAACCCTGCAATGGCTGTTCTTTCAGGTGGGCCATGTCGGGCCGATGATGGGTCAGGCGATGTTCTTCCAACGCATCGCCAAGCCCAATGGCGACGAGGTGCCCTATGCCATCGACCGCTACGTCAAGGAAAGCCGCCGCCTGATGGAGGTGCTCGAACGGCGCCTTGAGGGTCGTGACTGGCTCGTGGGCGGTGACATGTCCATCGCCGACATGGCGACATACCCCTGGGCCCGCAGCCATTTCTGGGCGACCGTGGATGTCGAGGGGCTGCCAAACCTGCAAGCCTGGTTCGACCGTCTGGATTCACGGCCGAAAACGCAAGCAGCGCTGCAACTGCCCGAACCGCGCCCTTCGGCTTTTGGCCAAGGCGATGTCGAGGCGGCAGCCTCGGCCAATGCCGCCCGCTTCAAGGAGTAG
- a CDS encoding NAD(P)H-dependent oxidoreductase codes for MSKILILNGAQPYEFAPGRLNATLADRARDRLTAQGHDVRLTTVAEGFDVEAEVENHRWADTVIMQFPVNWMGVPWSFKKYMDEVYTAGMDGRLCAGDGRTSETPKSNYGMGGTLTGTRYMISATFNAPSEAFDDPAEPFFEGMSMDDLLRPVHLNAKFFDMKPLPSFGAFDVMKDPQVEADLRRFDAHLDSVFAEADHVAA; via the coding sequence ATGTCAAAGATCCTCATCCTGAACGGCGCACAGCCATACGAGTTTGCCCCCGGTCGCCTGAATGCCACGCTGGCCGACCGCGCGCGGGACCGTCTGACCGCGCAGGGGCATGATGTGCGCCTGACCACCGTCGCCGAAGGCTTTGACGTCGAGGCCGAGGTCGAAAACCACCGATGGGCCGATACGGTGATCATGCAGTTTCCCGTGAACTGGATGGGCGTGCCGTGGTCCTTCAAGAAATACATGGACGAGGTCTACACAGCGGGCATGGACGGTCGTCTTTGCGCCGGGGATGGCCGCACGTCCGAGACGCCCAAGTCGAATTACGGCATGGGCGGTACGCTGACGGGCACGCGCTATATGATCTCGGCCACTTTTAACGCCCCGAGCGAAGCCTTCGATGATCCCGCCGAGCCGTTTTTCGAAGGCATGTCGATGGACGATCTTCTGCGGCCGGTTCACCTGAACGCCAAGTTCTTCGACATGAAGCCGCTGCCCAGTTTCGGCGCGTTCGACGTGATGAAAGACCCGCAGGTCGAGGCCGACCTTCGGCGCTTCGACGCCCATCTCGACAGCGTGTTCGCGGAGGCAGACCATGTCGCGGCCTGA
- a CDS encoding helix-turn-helix domain-containing protein, with protein sequence MDARVEEDEKGRRHVHDACIEPCAIERGMRIIGGKWTGSILWHLKDGPVRFNDLARMIGGASKKMITERLRQLEAQGLVRREVLDTAPVSVHYEITELGMSALGFLDELRKWSEGLPRELTSDGQ encoded by the coding sequence ATGGACGCACGCGTCGAAGAGGATGAGAAAGGCCGCAGGCATGTCCACGATGCCTGCATCGAACCCTGCGCCATCGAACGCGGCATGCGGATCATCGGCGGCAAATGGACCGGCTCCATCCTATGGCATCTGAAGGACGGGCCGGTGCGCTTCAACGACCTTGCCCGGATGATCGGCGGCGCCTCGAAGAAGATGATCACCGAACGCCTGCGGCAACTGGAAGCGCAAGGACTCGTCCGGCGCGAGGTGCTCGATACCGCACCGGTGTCGGTGCATTACGAAATCACGGAATTGGGCATGTCGGCCTTGGGCTTTCTCGATGAGCTCCGGAAATGGAGCGAAGGCCTTCCCAGGGAGCTGACCTCCGATGGCCAGTGA
- a CDS encoding halocarboxylic acid dehydrogenase DehI family protein, protein MASDLPRLKPVPLPAIHPVPEYEATGALADVYSRTKRGLGVPWMGVVAMAFAHYPKFYNCLWTALEPVVGTEGFASSCRSLRDAAETQAERLAPLGIRTRLENMGYGNREIDEIRACNEVFSDGNMPYLLMATLARLLLEGHAWQGQASTAALQTSADAGPKPALMEAHHADPTMASMYEDIRVTLGLPFVNTDYRAFARWPSYFAPAWADLKGALTGPGYADAVEHVHRVAIDLAIALPNPTGLTSEGLRDAAKADAELDDVLSVVRLFQWLLPGLTLNVAFLRAQLVVPR, encoded by the coding sequence ATGGCCAGTGACCTTCCACGGCTCAAACCCGTCCCGCTGCCAGCGATCCACCCGGTTCCGGAATACGAGGCCACGGGCGCTTTGGCGGATGTCTACTCGCGCACCAAACGTGGCCTTGGGGTGCCATGGATGGGCGTCGTCGCCATGGCCTTCGCGCACTATCCGAAATTCTACAACTGCCTCTGGACGGCGCTCGAACCCGTAGTCGGGACCGAGGGCTTCGCCTCGTCTTGCCGGTCCCTGCGAGACGCCGCCGAGACACAAGCCGAAAGGCTGGCGCCGCTGGGTATCCGGACACGGCTCGAAAACATGGGCTACGGGAACCGCGAGATCGACGAGATCCGGGCCTGCAATGAGGTATTCTCGGATGGCAACATGCCATATCTGCTAATGGCCACGCTCGCCCGGCTGCTGCTTGAGGGCCATGCGTGGCAAGGACAAGCCTCCACCGCTGCCCTGCAGACGTCGGCCGACGCCGGTCCGAAGCCCGCCCTGATGGAAGCGCATCACGCGGATCCGACGATGGCATCGATGTATGAGGACATCCGCGTGACGCTGGGGTTGCCCTTCGTCAATACCGACTACCGTGCCTTTGCCCGCTGGCCGAGCTATTTTGCCCCCGCCTGGGCAGACCTGAAAGGTGCATTGACTGGGCCCGGCTATGCCGATGCGGTCGAGCACGTCCACCGGGTCGCTATCGACTTGGCCATTGCCTTGCCCAACCCCACGGGGCTGACGTCCGAAGGCCTCCGAGACGCGGCAAAAGCGGATGCGGAATTGGACGACGTTCTATCCGTCGTCCGGTTGTTTCAGTGGCTCTTGCCGGGATTGACCCTGAACGTTGCTTTTCTCAGGGCGCAGCTCGTAGTGCCCCGATAA
- a CDS encoding bifunctional sugar phosphate isomerase/epimerase/4-hydroxyphenylpyruvate dioxygenase family protein, with protein MKTSIATVSISGSLPEKLDAIARAGFDGIEIFEQDFIAHDGPPREVSRMIRERGLTIPIFQPFRDFEGLPGDLRRKAFDRAERKFDLMQELGTDLVLVCSSVHPEALGGIDRAADDFAELGERAAARGLRVGYEALAWGRHVNDHRDAWEVVRRADHPSVGLILDSFHTLARRIDPDSIRRIPGDRIFFVQLADAPAIEMDLLYWSRHFRNMPGEGDLAITRFMRAVTATGYAGPVSLEIFNDQFRGGSPETIARDGYRSLVALMDDVRRAEPDLCVELPVFPPRGRVRGVSFVEFASRGTERAQLEALLATLGFTHTGRHVTKDIALWQQGEIRIVLNAETEGHAATAWTARGTCICDLGLTVDDARATVDRATALGSTPFRQPLGPGQLDIPAISGLRGSVLHFLDDQSGLDLVWDVEFEAVESPSKGAGLIEIDHLAQTMSYDEMLSWSLFWTTLLEMEKAPMVDVIDPDGLVRSQALAAPDGAIRVTLNGAETYRTLAGTFLADSLTAAVQHIALATEDIFATAARLAECGFDPLPIPANYYEDLAARFDLPPELLDRLRQTNILYDETERGAFFQLYSRPFREGFFFEIVQRRGGYAGYGGPNAPFRIAAQKRLMRPKGMPRT; from the coding sequence ATGAAGACCTCCATAGCAACCGTCTCGATCTCCGGCAGCCTGCCGGAAAAGCTCGACGCCATCGCACGCGCGGGCTTCGACGGGATAGAGATCTTTGAGCAGGATTTCATCGCGCATGACGGCCCGCCCCGCGAGGTCTCGCGAATGATCCGCGAGCGCGGGCTCACGATCCCGATCTTCCAGCCGTTTCGCGACTTCGAGGGTCTGCCGGGCGACCTGCGACGCAAGGCCTTCGACCGGGCCGAGCGCAAATTCGACCTGATGCAGGAACTGGGCACCGACCTCGTGCTGGTCTGTTCCTCGGTCCATCCCGAAGCTCTCGGTGGCATCGACCGCGCTGCGGACGATTTCGCCGAGCTTGGCGAACGGGCCGCCGCGCGGGGCCTGCGCGTGGGATACGAGGCGCTGGCCTGGGGCCGACATGTAAATGATCACCGCGATGCCTGGGAGGTGGTGCGCCGCGCCGACCATCCATCGGTCGGCCTGATCCTCGACAGCTTTCACACCCTTGCACGGCGGATCGACCCGGACAGCATCCGCCGCATCCCGGGCGACCGGATCTTTTTTGTTCAACTCGCAGACGCGCCGGCGATCGAGATGGACCTGCTCTACTGGTCACGCCATTTCCGCAACATGCCGGGCGAAGGCGATCTGGCCATCACCCGCTTCATGCGCGCGGTGACGGCCACAGGCTATGCCGGCCCTGTGAGCCTCGAGATCTTCAACGATCAGTTCCGCGGCGGAAGCCCCGAGACCATCGCCCGCGACGGGTACCGCAGCCTCGTTGCGCTCATGGACGACGTGCGCCGCGCCGAGCCGGACTTATGTGTGGAGCTTCCCGTATTTCCGCCGCGAGGTCGGGTTCGCGGTGTGTCCTTCGTTGAGTTCGCATCGCGCGGCACAGAACGCGCGCAATTGGAGGCGCTGCTTGCGACGCTGGGCTTCACCCATACAGGGCGGCATGTCACCAAGGACATCGCGTTGTGGCAGCAGGGCGAAATCCGCATCGTCCTGAACGCGGAGACGGAGGGTCACGCGGCAACTGCATGGACTGCCCGCGGCACGTGCATCTGCGACCTCGGCCTCACCGTGGACGACGCGCGGGCCACGGTGGACCGTGCCACCGCCTTGGGGTCCACGCCGTTCCGCCAGCCGCTTGGGCCCGGGCAGCTGGACATTCCTGCCATCAGCGGGCTTCGCGGGTCTGTGCTGCATTTTCTCGACGACCAATCCGGGCTGGATCTTGTGTGGGACGTGGAGTTCGAGGCGGTGGAGTCTCCGTCGAAGGGCGCAGGCCTGATCGAGATCGACCACTTGGCGCAGACGATGAGCTATGACGAAATGCTGTCGTGGTCGCTGTTCTGGACGACGCTTCTGGAAATGGAAAAGGCACCCATGGTCGACGTTATCGACCCTGACGGTCTGGTGCGATCACAAGCACTGGCCGCACCTGACGGCGCGATCCGCGTGACTCTGAACGGCGCGGAGACATATCGCACGCTGGCCGGAACCTTCCTCGCCGACAGCCTGACTGCGGCGGTGCAGCATATCGCTCTGGCCACCGAAGACATCTTCGCGACCGCCGCAAGACTTGCGGAATGCGGCTTCGACCCCCTGCCAATCCCCGCGAATTACTACGAGGATCTCGCCGCGCGCTTCGACCTGCCGCCCGAACTTCTGGACCGGTTGCGCCAAACCAACATTCTCTACGACGAAACCGAACGTGGTGCCTTCTTCCAGCTCTATTCCCGCCCGTTCCGCGAAGGGTTCTTCTTCGAGATCGTTCAGCGCCGCGGCGGCTATGCCGGCTACGGCGGACCGAATGCGCCCTTCCGTATCGCCGCGCAGAAACGGCTGATGCGACCGAAGGGTATGCCTCGGACCTGA
- a CDS encoding TRAP transporter large permease, giving the protein MVWLILIAGLVAGLPIAFAILAALSVFMATGEAPYHIRIVATEMFKGLNSYPLLAIPLFILAGELMNASGITQRIIAFANVLVGGFRAGLAQVNIWASVIFAGLSGSAVADTSALGRVFIPEMEKHGYDRSFAAALTAASSVIGPIIPPSIPVIIYALIVSGVSVPALFLAGIVPGLLLALFLSAYVALTVKDSDITPDPALTAGSPRSAILGGILPLLMPVFVVGSILLGVVTPTEAASFAVAYALILGAFVYRSLSLRTLPALFTGAMRDSAVILVIIAAVAAANWLLTYNRIPNMLTDWVLGNVDSKTMFLLTVIVLFLFVGLFLEGIAAMLVLVPILHPIAVSLGVDPVHFGILVIFNLMIGLITPPLGLCLFVAEDIAKVGMTRMVRAILPFFVVQVLVLLILTFVPGLVTALPRALGY; this is encoded by the coding sequence ATGGTCTGGCTCATCCTCATCGCGGGGCTCGTCGCGGGACTGCCCATCGCCTTCGCAATCCTCGCCGCACTATCGGTCTTCATGGCCACCGGCGAGGCACCCTACCACATCCGGATCGTTGCGACCGAGATGTTCAAGGGCCTCAATTCCTACCCGCTGCTCGCGATCCCGCTGTTCATTCTGGCGGGCGAGCTGATGAACGCTTCGGGTATCACACAGCGGATCATCGCGTTTGCCAACGTGCTGGTGGGCGGCTTCCGCGCCGGGCTCGCGCAGGTAAACATCTGGGCTTCGGTGATCTTCGCCGGGCTTTCGGGCTCAGCCGTTGCTGATACCTCCGCGCTCGGGCGCGTTTTCATCCCCGAGATGGAGAAGCACGGCTACGACCGGTCTTTCGCCGCCGCGCTGACCGCGGCCAGCTCGGTTATCGGGCCGATCATCCCACCCTCCATCCCGGTCATCATCTACGCGCTGATCGTGTCGGGCGTGTCGGTGCCGGCACTGTTTCTCGCGGGCATCGTGCCGGGGCTTCTGCTGGCACTCTTCTTGTCAGCCTATGTCGCGCTGACGGTGAAAGACTCCGACATCACGCCTGATCCGGCGCTAACCGCCGGATCCCCTCGCTCAGCGATCCTTGGCGGCATCCTGCCGCTCCTGATGCCTGTCTTCGTCGTGGGCTCGATACTCCTCGGTGTTGTGACCCCGACCGAGGCGGCAAGCTTCGCCGTCGCCTATGCGCTTATCCTTGGTGCCTTCGTCTATCGCAGCCTCAGCCTGCGCACGCTGCCAGCGCTGTTCACAGGTGCAATGCGGGACAGTGCGGTAATCCTGGTTATCATCGCCGCCGTCGCCGCCGCGAACTGGCTGCTGACCTATAACCGAATCCCCAACATGCTGACCGACTGGGTGCTGGGCAATGTTGACAGCAAGACGATGTTCCTGCTGACCGTCATCGTGCTGTTCCTTTTCGTGGGGCTGTTCCTCGAAGGCATCGCCGCGATGCTGGTCCTCGTGCCGATTCTGCATCCGATCGCGGTCAGTCTCGGCGTCGACCCGGTGCATTTCGGCATCCTCGTGATCTTCAACCTGATGATCGGCCTGATCACGCCGCCGCTTGGCCTGTGCCTATTCGTGGCCGAGGATATCGCCAAGGTCGGGATGACGCGCATGGTGCGGGCGATCCTGCCTTTCTTCGTCGTCCAGGTATTGGTCCTGCTGATCCTGACCTTCGTGCCGGGATTGGTGACGGCCTTGCCGCGCGCATTGGGGTATTGA
- a CDS encoding TRAP transporter small permease, whose protein sequence is MTVAIRLYERLLATLAGLCMAALFGIVCVNSLRRYTTGESLRWGEELPIYLTIYGVMFGVALACLQDRHIRFSVLADLLSETARAQLRLLTDAATVAIGGALTWSGWVFATRRPQIEASGLISTAKAMAETTGIAWLEWLGRVGTWQSAIAVGGAALTLAAALQLAAKLRRT, encoded by the coding sequence ATGACCGTCGCGATCCGCCTTTACGAACGCCTGCTCGCGACCCTTGCTGGTTTATGCATGGCAGCGCTGTTCGGAATCGTCTGCGTCAACTCCCTGCGCCGCTACACGACGGGCGAGTCCCTGCGCTGGGGCGAGGAGCTCCCCATCTACCTGACCATCTACGGCGTGATGTTCGGCGTGGCCCTCGCCTGCCTCCAAGACCGCCACATCCGGTTTTCCGTCTTGGCGGACCTTCTGTCCGAGACGGCGCGCGCCCAGCTGCGCCTACTGACCGACGCTGCAACCGTCGCGATTGGAGGGGCCTTGACCTGGTCCGGCTGGGTTTTTGCCACGCGCCGCCCGCAGATCGAAGCCTCGGGCCTCATTTCGACCGCCAAGGCTATGGCGGAAACGACCGGAATCGCCTGGCTCGAATGGCTCGGTCGCGTTGGCACCTGGCAGTCGGCAATCGCGGTCGGCGGCGCGGCACTGACGCTTGCCGCAGCGCTGCAGCTGGCCGCGAAGCTTCGGCGAACCTGA
- a CDS encoding DctP family TRAP transporter solute-binding subunit, whose translation MRLTTTLAAAAALALSAASADAQTLRFAHVDPADWQSSKKGAAAEIFKNIVEGETDLTVELFPAGALGNEDELVAQAQDGLTQVVMVSGAMSKACPAASVLDIPYVFPSAPVAWEVLDGPFGAALAEHCLEQTGLRTLAYGETGFRNFTNNVREIRTPADMEGLKFRVQPIPLYIEMVEGLGGEPTPIAWTELPNALSTGVVDGQENPVGVIYNNGLHKLQQFMTLDGHVYAADFLVISDDFFQSLSPAEQEVVAKAAKVAGTMGRSIQQFSTAAGVNAVQAEGMQVYSPTAEELAMFRDAAQPAVKEWLAGELGDDAGWIDRLDEALASAME comes from the coding sequence ATGCGTCTGACCACAACCCTTGCCGCCGCGGCGGCCCTCGCACTAAGCGCCGCCTCGGCCGATGCGCAAACCCTTCGCTTTGCCCATGTCGACCCGGCCGACTGGCAGAGCTCGAAAAAAGGGGCCGCGGCAGAGATCTTCAAGAACATCGTCGAAGGCGAAACCGACCTCACGGTCGAGCTTTTCCCGGCCGGCGCGCTTGGCAACGAGGACGAACTCGTCGCGCAGGCGCAGGACGGGCTGACACAGGTCGTCATGGTGTCTGGTGCCATGTCGAAGGCCTGCCCTGCCGCGAGCGTGCTGGATATTCCTTACGTGTTTCCCTCCGCCCCCGTCGCATGGGAAGTGCTTGATGGCCCGTTCGGCGCCGCGCTGGCCGAACATTGCCTCGAACAGACCGGCCTGCGCACGCTGGCCTACGGTGAAACCGGTTTCCGTAACTTCACCAACAACGTTCGTGAGATCCGGACCCCTGCGGACATGGAGGGACTGAAATTCCGCGTTCAGCCGATCCCGCTTTACATCGAGATGGTCGAGGGTCTGGGTGGTGAACCGACGCCGATCGCGTGGACGGAACTGCCGAACGCATTGTCGACCGGCGTCGTCGACGGCCAGGAAAACCCCGTGGGCGTGATCTACAACAACGGCCTGCACAAGCTTCAGCAGTTCATGACGCTGGACGGCCATGTCTACGCCGCAGACTTCCTCGTGATCTCGGACGACTTCTTCCAGTCGCTTTCCCCGGCAGAGCAGGAGGTGGTCGCGAAGGCCGCCAAGGTCGCTGGCACCATGGGCCGGTCGATCCAGCAATTCTCGACCGCCGCGGGCGTGAACGCCGTGCAGGCAGAGGGTATGCAGGTCTATTCCCCGACCGCCGAGGAACTTGCGATGTTCCGCGATGCCGCACAGCCTGCAGTCAAGGAATGGCTGGCCGGTGAGCTCGGCGACGACGCTGGCTGGATCGACCGCCTCGATGAGGCGCTGGCCTCGGCGATGGAATGA
- a CDS encoding shikimate dehydrogenase, translating into MAERAVQDAAVPLRAALLGCGIAASRTPSMHEAEGRAQGLDYTYDLIDMDDPAHAGQTLGQVLDEAEARGLAGLNVTYPFKQDVIGHLHSLSDNARALGAVNTVVIRDGRRIGHNTDLWGFAESFRRGMAGASLDAVLLLGAGGAGSAVAHALMQLGAARLWLHDTETARARRLADSLGDHFDATRVAVINDLDAVAAQLTGVVNATPVGMAKLPGSPFPPHLLRPGLWVADIVYFPLDTALLQAARAVGCRVLPGSGMAVLQAVRAFELITGRAPDPDRMRATFDSLGT; encoded by the coding sequence ATGGCCGAACGCGCGGTACAGGACGCCGCGGTGCCCTTGCGCGCCGCGCTGCTGGGATGCGGAATCGCCGCGTCGCGCACGCCGTCCATGCACGAGGCGGAAGGCAGGGCGCAGGGTCTCGACTATACCTACGACCTGATCGACATGGACGATCCCGCCCACGCGGGCCAAACACTGGGCCAGGTTCTGGACGAGGCCGAAGCACGTGGTCTCGCGGGACTGAACGTCACCTACCCGTTCAAGCAGGACGTGATCGGCCACCTCCATTCGCTGTCCGACAATGCGCGTGCACTGGGCGCTGTGAACACCGTGGTCATCCGCGACGGTCGGCGCATCGGCCACAACACTGACCTCTGGGGTTTTGCCGAAAGCTTTCGCCGCGGCATGGCGGGTGCCTCTCTGGATGCGGTCCTACTGCTTGGTGCAGGCGGCGCGGGCAGTGCCGTGGCACATGCGCTGATGCAGCTCGGCGCTGCGCGGCTGTGGCTGCACGACACGGAAACGGCGCGCGCTCGGCGGCTGGCCGATAGTCTCGGGGACCATTTCGACGCGACCCGTGTCGCTGTCATCAACGACCTCGACGCCGTGGCGGCGCAGCTGACCGGCGTCGTCAACGCCACGCCGGTCGGCATGGCCAAGTTGCCCGGATCGCCCTTTCCGCCGCACCTCCTACGCCCCGGGCTTTGGGTTGCAGACATCGTCTATTTTCCGCTCGACACCGCACTCCTGCAGGCAGCACGCGCCGTTGGCTGCCGCGTGCTGCCCGGCTCTGGCATGGCGGTGCTCCAGGCCGTGCGGGCCTTCGAACTCATCACTGGGCGCGCGCCCGATCCAGACCGGATGCGCGCCACCTTCGACAGCCTCGGCACCTGA
- a CDS encoding TetR/AcrR family transcriptional regulator translates to MADDGRQGRATWKQDPQGVQENILRVARAVFAEHGLSGARMAEIAERTETSKRMIYYYFGDKEGLYLRTLEEAYREVRAKERALDLGGLDPVEALRRLVGFTFDHHRANPDFIRLVMIENIHQGRYLERSDAIREVNRGAIATLSDIVRRGQAAGVFRPDIDPLTLHWQISAMSFFNVSNRHTFGRSFGTDLLSKEGQKALQAAVVATITAGVLSSGNGF, encoded by the coding sequence ATGGCGGATGACGGAAGGCAGGGGCGCGCGACCTGGAAGCAGGATCCGCAGGGCGTACAAGAGAACATCCTGCGCGTGGCGCGCGCGGTCTTCGCCGAACATGGGCTATCGGGGGCCCGCATGGCCGAGATCGCAGAGCGGACCGAGACCTCGAAGCGCATGATCTACTATTATTTCGGCGACAAAGAGGGGTTGTACCTGCGCACGCTCGAGGAAGCGTATCGCGAGGTCCGCGCCAAGGAACGTGCGCTGGACCTTGGTGGATTGGATCCGGTTGAGGCGCTGCGGCGGCTGGTTGGCTTCACCTTCGACCATCACCGCGCGAACCCCGATTTCATCCGTCTGGTCATGATCGAGAATATCCACCAGGGCCGTTATCTCGAACGCTCAGATGCCATTCGGGAGGTCAATCGCGGTGCCATCGCCACGCTGTCCGACATCGTGCGACGTGGCCAAGCGGCAGGCGTGTTTCGCCCCGATATCGACCCGTTGACACTCCATTGGCAAATCAGTGCGATGAGCTTCTTCAACGTCTCGAACCGCCACACCTTCGGCCGATCATTCGGAACGGATCTATTATCGAAGGAGGGTCAGAAGGCGCTGCAGGCTGCGGTCGTGGCCACCATCACGGCTGGTGTTCTGTCTTCAGGCAACGGTTTTTGA